Proteins encoded by one window of Sulfurospirillum barnesii SES-3:
- the aroA gene encoding 3-phosphoshikimate 1-carboxyvinyltransferase → MKTLHVKPKGHFSFTTQSIASDKSISHRCAIFSLLSDRASVIENYLPAEDTLCTLSIVESLGAHIEKKEDGTLIITPPDEIVEPPLILDCGNSGTAIRLLMGFLSTCKGFFVLYGDKYLCSRPMRRVADPLRSIGALIDGRSNGNFAPLSIRGEKLKAFHYESKIASAQVKSALILAALHADGVSTFREPELSRDHSERMLRGMGAQIVSEGLHVSIHPQTAPLNPLHMKVPNDPSSGFFFAVAAAINTGSSVTLHNMLLNPTRIEAYNVLQRMGAEVQFIEKENVYESVGDIIITGKELHGVDVSENIAWLIDELPALSIAFACAKGKSLVKNAHELRVKESDRISSVVNNLRLCGIAVEEFEDGYEVSGGALHSASINSFGDHRIAMSFAIAGTKVAMEIEDIECINTSFPNFIELLSQIGDVTPCKLN, encoded by the coding sequence ATGAAAACCTTACATGTAAAGCCAAAAGGTCACTTTTCGTTTACAACACAAAGCATTGCGAGTGATAAGTCTATCTCACATCGCTGTGCTATTTTTTCGCTTTTAAGCGATAGAGCGTCTGTGATTGAAAACTATTTACCCGCAGAAGATACCTTGTGCACTTTAAGTATTGTGGAATCTTTAGGTGCGCACATTGAAAAAAAAGAGGATGGTACGCTAATAATCACCCCTCCAGATGAGATTGTGGAGCCACCTTTGATTTTGGATTGTGGAAATTCAGGCACAGCCATTCGCTTGCTAATGGGCTTTTTATCAACCTGCAAGGGTTTTTTTGTATTGTATGGCGATAAATACCTCTGTTCTCGTCCTATGCGCCGAGTGGCAGACCCATTAAGAAGTATTGGAGCACTCATTGATGGCAGAAGCAATGGTAATTTTGCGCCTCTTAGCATTCGAGGGGAAAAACTTAAAGCCTTTCATTATGAGAGTAAAATTGCTTCGGCACAGGTTAAAAGTGCACTCATTTTAGCCGCACTTCACGCCGATGGTGTCTCAACGTTTCGTGAGCCAGAGTTGAGTCGTGACCACAGTGAGCGCATGCTTCGAGGTATGGGTGCTCAAATTGTTTCTGAGGGTTTACATGTAAGCATTCACCCACAAACTGCACCGCTAAATCCTTTGCACATGAAAGTTCCTAATGATCCTTCAAGTGGCTTTTTCTTTGCCGTTGCAGCTGCAATTAACACAGGAAGTTCTGTGACCTTACACAATATGCTTTTAAATCCTACACGCATTGAGGCCTATAATGTGCTTCAACGCATGGGTGCTGAGGTTCAATTCATCGAAAAAGAGAACGTGTACGAGAGTGTGGGTGATATTATTATTACGGGCAAAGAGTTGCATGGTGTGGACGTGAGCGAAAATATTGCATGGCTGATTGACGAATTGCCAGCACTTTCGATTGCATTTGCCTGCGCAAAGGGTAAAAGCCTTGTGAAAAATGCACACGAGTTGCGGGTAAAAGAGAGCGATAGAATTTCAAGTGTGGTCAATAATCTTCGCTTATGCGGTATTGCGGTAGAAGAGTTTGAAGATGGCTATGAAGTCAGTGGTGGGGCACTTCACAGTGCAAGCATTAATAGTTTTGGTGATCATAGAATTGCTATGAGTTTTGCTATTGCTGGTACAAAAGTAGCCATGGAAATTGAAGACATTGAATGTATTAATACCTCCTTTCCAAATTTTATTGAGCTTTTATCTCAGATTGGAGATGTAACACCGTGCAAATTAAATTAG
- a CDS encoding efflux RND transporter periplasmic adaptor subunit: MNGLHVKIFFLFLLSVSLSAGELLLSGRVISENEKSISSRYMGYVQEVRVNEGDVVKKGDLLYKIDAKEIDSAIEQSNLAIAQAELSYEMYQMQYSNAKLNLERHQRLLEKDMVSQFEVENLQLNTNNLKTMMQIAQKQIATAKQKRLEVKNQYHYLEVRAPNDSVIIQKNIHAGEMALAGVPAFILSDISTLKISAEIPESYLGSVKVGDKASVWIASIGCKSEGVVEAIIPTSNPMTHAFRLKSSFTCNEATAYPGMYATVTLGGL, translated from the coding sequence ATGAACGGTTTACATGTAAAGATTTTTTTCCTCTTTCTTTTGAGTGTTTCGCTGAGTGCTGGTGAATTACTCTTAAGTGGTCGTGTGATTTCAGAGAATGAGAAAAGTATTAGCAGTCGCTATATGGGCTATGTTCAAGAAGTTCGAGTGAATGAGGGTGATGTCGTCAAAAAAGGTGATTTGCTTTATAAAATTGATGCTAAAGAGATTGATAGTGCAATTGAACAGAGCAATCTAGCCATTGCACAAGCAGAACTCTCTTATGAAATGTATCAGATGCAATATTCCAATGCAAAACTTAATTTAGAACGTCACCAGCGTTTGTTAGAAAAAGATATGGTCTCACAATTTGAAGTTGAAAATTTACAACTTAATACCAACAATCTAAAAACCATGATGCAGATTGCTCAAAAACAGATTGCAACAGCCAAACAAAAACGCCTAGAAGTAAAAAATCAATACCACTATTTGGAGGTGAGAGCGCCCAATGACAGTGTGATTATTCAAAAAAATATTCACGCTGGAGAAATGGCATTGGCGGGTGTTCCTGCATTCATTCTTTCTGATATTTCCACACTTAAAATTAGTGCAGAGATTCCAGAAAGCTACCTTGGAAGTGTGAAAGTTGGGGATAAAGCTTCTGTTTGGATTGCATCCATTGGGTGTAAAAGTGAGGGTGTGGTTGAAGCGATTATTCCTACTTCAAACCCCATGACCCATGCATTTAGACTGAAAAGTAGTTTTACATGTAACGAGGCAACGGCATATCCTGGGATGTATGCAACCGTTACTTTAGGTGGATTGTGA
- a CDS encoding efflux RND transporter permease subunit, whose translation MSRYKEKYLAGYLARLFLRNPLTMILGVSLIALGVIALVMMPREEDPQISISGGVVMVSLPGASAAEIEQVIVKPLERRIKEIKGVEHVYGIASDNVGIVNVMYYIGENREASNLKLYDKVMQNMNHLPKGASTPLVRPLDIDIDIPILSIAFYAKDANATDSVALYKRIEAFRNSLGTMPNLAKTELKGEHKEQFTIEVDLLKLSGYHLGLDQISTALNALTTQLPDITNHSKEGKLLVFGIKNALEDVKDIENVIVAHVGGSAIYLKDVAHVSLGYDVQNLKQAYISYKNADGSFTPLQEQVTLCISKLKGSNAVVIAEDVLARLDAYKSELSKEGIAYSVTRNYGQRANEAVNELVFHLLISIVIIALLLIFILGWREGLIVTLTVPAILAITIFIAYMSGQTINRITLFAFLLSLGLLVDDVIVVIENIHRHLHSKFAKDTSMGELLIEATDEIGAPTNLATIAIILTMVPMAFVGQMMGEFMKPIPLNVPVAMTASLLIAYIFTPYLALKLLKKPKKHSGAHHDETL comes from the coding sequence ATGTCACGTTATAAAGAAAAATATTTGGCAGGGTATTTGGCACGTCTTTTTTTACGCAATCCTCTTACGATGATTTTAGGGGTGAGTTTAATTGCATTGGGGGTGATAGCCCTTGTGATGATGCCTCGCGAAGAAGACCCCCAAATTTCAATTAGTGGTGGTGTGGTTATGGTAAGTCTACCAGGTGCGAGTGCCGCTGAAATTGAACAGGTGATCGTGAAGCCATTGGAGCGTCGTATTAAAGAGATTAAAGGCGTGGAGCACGTGTATGGCATTGCCAGCGATAATGTAGGGATTGTCAATGTAATGTATTATATTGGAGAGAATCGTGAGGCATCTAATTTAAAGCTTTACGACAAGGTGATGCAAAATATGAATCATTTACCAAAAGGGGCATCAACACCCTTAGTGCGTCCATTGGATATTGATATAGATATTCCTATTTTATCTATAGCCTTTTATGCCAAAGATGCCAATGCGACAGATTCTGTAGCATTGTATAAACGCATAGAAGCTTTTCGTAATAGCTTAGGTACGATGCCAAATTTGGCGAAAACAGAACTAAAAGGGGAGCATAAGGAGCAGTTTACTATTGAGGTTGACCTCTTAAAGCTCTCAGGGTACCATTTGGGTTTAGATCAGATAAGCACAGCTTTAAATGCACTTACTACCCAACTTCCTGATATAACAAATCATAGCAAAGAGGGAAAATTGCTTGTTTTTGGCATCAAAAATGCCTTAGAAGATGTAAAAGATATTGAAAATGTCATTGTAGCGCACGTAGGTGGTTCGGCGATTTACTTAAAAGATGTGGCACATGTCTCTTTAGGGTATGATGTTCAAAACCTAAAACAAGCTTATATTAGTTATAAAAATGCCGATGGCTCGTTTACGCCTTTACAAGAACAAGTCACCTTATGTATCTCAAAGCTAAAAGGCTCCAATGCCGTGGTGATTGCGGAGGATGTTTTGGCTCGGTTGGATGCGTACAAAAGTGAACTCTCTAAAGAAGGCATTGCTTATAGTGTAACACGAAACTATGGACAAAGAGCCAATGAAGCGGTCAATGAATTGGTCTTTCACTTGCTGATTTCTATTGTGATTATTGCGCTTTTGTTGATTTTTATTTTGGGATGGAGAGAAGGGCTTATTGTTACGTTAACCGTACCTGCTATTTTAGCGATTACTATTTTTATTGCGTATATGAGCGGTCAAACGATTAATCGTATTACGCTTTTTGCATTTTTATTAAGCCTTGGGCTTTTGGTCGATGATGTGATTGTTGTTATTGAAAATATTCACCGTCACTTACACAGTAAATTTGCGAAAGATACATCTATGGGTGAGTTACTCATTGAAGCCACCGATGAGATTGGAGCTCCTACCAATTTGGCTACCATAGCCATTATTTTAACCATGGTTCCTATGGCATTTGTAGGGCAAATGATGGGAGAATTTATGAAACCTATCCCTTTAAATGTTCCTGTTGCCATGACCGCTTCACTTTTAATTGCCTATATTTTTACTCCATACCTTGCTTTAAAACTACTTAAAAAGCCAAAAAAACATTCAGGAGCGCACCATGATGAAACGCTTTGA
- a CDS encoding 4-hydroxy-3-methylbut-2-enyl diphosphate reductase, with amino-acid sequence MQIKLAESYGFCFGVKRAIKIAENTQNASTIGPLIHNNEEINRLRENFNVKTLHDISEAKGVDKAIIRTHGIPKKDLEKLVNSNVEVINATCPYVTKPQEICEKMSQEGYEIVIFGDANHPEVKGVESYAIHGAFVVQSIDELEQIVFKKGKIAVVSQTTRKVSEFLEITSHLITHYKEVRVFNTICNATFENQDAARKLAKEADVVIVIGGKNSSNTKQLHSICKEYCPDSFLVESEKDLDPSWFNGKMLCGVTAGASTPDWIIQKIIEKISEIKV; translated from the coding sequence GTGCAAATTAAATTAGCAGAGAGTTATGGCTTTTGCTTTGGCGTAAAACGTGCCATTAAAATTGCTGAAAATACCCAGAATGCTTCGACCATTGGGCCTCTTATTCATAATAACGAAGAGATTAATCGTTTGCGTGAAAATTTTAATGTCAAAACCTTGCATGACATCTCTGAAGCAAAAGGTGTTGATAAAGCGATTATCCGAACGCACGGTATTCCAAAGAAAGATTTGGAAAAATTGGTTAATAGCAACGTTGAAGTGATTAATGCGACCTGCCCTTATGTCACTAAACCGCAAGAAATTTGCGAAAAAATGAGTCAAGAGGGTTATGAAATTGTTATTTTTGGTGATGCCAATCATCCTGAAGTTAAAGGGGTTGAAAGCTACGCAATCCACGGTGCTTTTGTGGTTCAAAGTATTGATGAATTAGAACAAATAGTTTTTAAAAAAGGTAAAATTGCAGTGGTTTCTCAAACCACCCGTAAGGTCAGTGAATTTTTAGAAATCACCAGCCATTTAATTACCCATTACAAAGAGGTACGTGTGTTTAATACCATTTGTAATGCCACCTTTGAAAATCAAGATGCCGCACGCAAACTAGCAAAAGAAGCCGATGTGGTCATTGTGATTGGTGGGAAGAACTCTTCTAATACGAAGCAATTGCACAGCATTTGTAAAGAGTATTGTCCTGATAGTTTTTTAGTTGAGAGCGAGAAAGATTTAGACCCATCATGGTTTAATGGAAAAATGCTTTGCGGTGTGACCGCAGGTGCTTCAACACCTGATTGGATTATTCAAAAAATTATTGAAAAAATAAGTGAAATTAAAGTATAA
- a CDS encoding TolC family protein, which yields MKMFVYLCFVVTVSFATSPLSLHDALEKLKSNNHEIDIAKRDEHISALEAEVATASSLGSLDLSHNLLRSNDALNIFGYKLQSREARFTDFGFRQLDMSNPNYDAKPSDLNEPPSRNHFSTQLTYSLPLYSGGKISYYKKITKALHHLSTLTREETSLQKQYEVKKTFYDIALVKDYITDLAFIEKTMQKLYTKAAALREEGYAKKVDLLEIETRLAEVGRHYESAKANEAMLYHYLSFLLDETVSEIITPTIETLSFEIHEEAILNDNIRVKQAAQNLEISKMNIALEESAYYPQIGAFVQYGSADNHWMNDFSKNDAYTVGVQIKWNLFNGGADKANVEKARVHNLKAQQAFILSQKSLLLHVKQLQTKLHTYVYEIKSLKKEVELAQMIYENYAGRYEQKLLSIHEVMLKQTEALQAVLKLKEAQNAHNDTIFELEKIARSTD from the coding sequence ATGAAAATGTTTGTTTATCTCTGTTTTGTGGTTACGGTTTCATTTGCCACTTCACCATTAAGTCTTCATGATGCTCTTGAAAAGCTCAAAAGCAATAACCACGAGATTGATATTGCAAAGCGGGATGAGCATATCAGTGCATTGGAAGCAGAAGTAGCTACTGCAAGTTCTTTAGGTTCTCTTGATTTAAGTCATAACTTGTTACGTAGCAATGATGCACTCAATATTTTTGGTTATAAACTACAATCACGTGAAGCACGTTTTACAGATTTTGGGTTTCGACAGCTTGATATGAGTAACCCAAACTATGATGCCAAACCAAGTGATTTAAACGAGCCACCAAGTCGCAACCACTTCTCCACACAACTCACCTATAGCCTACCTCTTTATAGCGGCGGAAAAATCAGTTACTATAAAAAAATTACCAAAGCCTTGCATCATTTAAGTACACTCACACGAGAAGAGACAAGTTTACAAAAACAATACGAAGTCAAAAAAACATTTTATGACATTGCCCTTGTAAAAGATTACATCACAGATTTGGCTTTCATTGAAAAAACCATGCAAAAACTTTACACAAAAGCAGCGGCACTACGAGAAGAGGGATATGCTAAAAAAGTAGACCTTTTAGAAATTGAAACTCGTCTAGCAGAAGTTGGGCGTCATTATGAGAGTGCTAAAGCAAACGAAGCAATGCTTTATCATTATCTCTCGTTTTTGTTGGATGAAACGGTCAGTGAAATTATCACACCCACGATTGAAACATTGTCTTTTGAGATTCATGAAGAGGCGATTTTAAACGATAATATTCGTGTGAAACAAGCAGCCCAAAATCTTGAAATATCAAAAATGAACATTGCTTTAGAAGAGAGTGCTTATTATCCGCAAATTGGTGCGTTTGTACAGTATGGCAGTGCGGACAATCATTGGATGAATGATTTTTCAAAAAACGATGCGTATACGGTCGGCGTACAGATAAAATGGAATCTTTTTAATGGCGGTGCGGATAAAGCCAATGTTGAAAAAGCGCGTGTTCACAATTTAAAAGCGCAACAAGCTTTTATTTTGTCACAAAAAAGCCTGCTTTTACATGTAAAACAACTGCAAACAAAACTTCACACCTATGTATATGAAATTAAGAGTTTAAAAAAAGAGGTTGAATTAGCACAGATGATTTATGAAAATTATGCAGGACGTTATGAGCAAAAGCTTCTTTCGATTCATGAAGTGATGCTCAAACAAACCGAAGCCTTGCAAGCGGTTTTAAAACTCAAAGAGGCACAAAATGCACATAACGATACGATCTTTGAACTTGAAAAAATAGCTAGGAGTACAGATTGA
- the serA gene encoding phosphoglycerate dehydrogenase, giving the protein MRTKKIIVCDAIHEKGFEILRAEKDIDVVDAVKLPKDELLKIIGDCDVAITRSSTDVDEKFLNAASNLKAIVRAGVGVDNVDQEGCSRRGIIAMNVPTANTIAAVELTMAHLLGCARSFPNANNHLKIDRIWNREKWYGVELAEKRLGVIGFGNIGSRVAIRAKSFGMEIVAYDPYIPASKVTDLGMSYTTNFDDILACDFITIHTPKNKETLNMISHDEIAKMKDGVRLINCARGGLYNEEALHAGLKSGKIAFAGIDVFSKEPATNHPLLDLENICVTPHLGANTLESQEKIAIQAAENAISAARGISYPNALNLPIKAEDMPASLKPYLELVQKMGFLAAQLNRSAIKSIRLELEGDIAEFGKSLLTFGVVGALSETNETTVNYVNAEFVAKEKGIESKFEVLGSTSGYKNKVTLVLVTDKDAISISGTVFGEDEQRIVGINGFKFDFKPKGKMIIFKNNDVPGVIAKITSILAQEGINIADFRLGRGAHQFAMAVILVDTDIDKKIITELNKLETCVWVEYAVL; this is encoded by the coding sequence ATGAGAACAAAAAAAATCATTGTATGCGATGCAATCCACGAAAAAGGTTTTGAAATCTTACGTGCTGAAAAAGATATTGACGTTGTTGATGCCGTCAAGCTTCCCAAAGATGAATTATTAAAAATCATAGGTGACTGTGATGTTGCCATTACACGAAGTTCTACCGATGTGGATGAGAAATTTTTAAATGCAGCCAGTAATTTAAAAGCGATTGTAAGAGCGGGTGTGGGTGTTGACAATGTTGATCAAGAGGGATGTTCAAGACGTGGTATTATTGCCATGAATGTTCCAACAGCCAATACCATTGCTGCAGTTGAACTTACGATGGCACATCTTTTAGGCTGTGCACGAAGCTTTCCCAATGCTAACAATCATCTTAAAATTGATCGTATCTGGAACCGTGAAAAATGGTACGGCGTTGAACTTGCTGAGAAGCGTTTAGGTGTGATTGGTTTTGGTAATATTGGAAGCCGTGTGGCGATTCGTGCGAAATCTTTTGGTATGGAAATTGTAGCCTATGATCCGTATATTCCTGCATCTAAAGTCACGGATCTTGGAATGAGCTACACCACCAATTTTGATGATATTCTAGCATGTGATTTTATTACGATTCATACTCCTAAAAACAAAGAAACACTCAACATGATCTCTCATGATGAGATTGCAAAGATGAAGGATGGCGTGCGTCTGATTAACTGTGCTAGGGGTGGCTTGTATAATGAAGAAGCCTTGCATGCAGGACTTAAGAGTGGAAAAATTGCTTTTGCAGGTATTGATGTATTTTCCAAAGAGCCCGCAACAAACCATCCACTTCTTGATTTAGAAAATATTTGTGTGACACCCCATTTAGGTGCAAATACCTTAGAGTCTCAAGAAAAAATTGCGATCCAAGCAGCGGAGAATGCTATTAGTGCTGCACGAGGCATTAGTTATCCTAATGCGCTTAATTTGCCAATTAAAGCGGAAGATATGCCAGCTTCATTAAAACCTTATTTAGAATTAGTCCAAAAAATGGGCTTTTTAGCTGCGCAACTTAATCGTTCCGCCATTAAATCTATTCGTCTTGAGCTTGAGGGAGATATTGCTGAATTTGGCAAATCACTCTTAACCTTTGGTGTGGTAGGAGCACTTAGTGAGACCAACGAAACGACTGTGAATTATGTTAATGCAGAGTTTGTCGCCAAAGAAAAAGGGATTGAGAGTAAATTTGAAGTTTTAGGCAGTACGAGTGGTTATAAGAACAAAGTCACACTGGTATTGGTTACCGATAAAGATGCTATTAGTATTAGCGGAACCGTTTTTGGTGAAGATGAGCAACGCATCGTGGGCATTAACGGCTTCAAGTTTGATTTTAAACCTAAAGGCAAAATGATTATCTTTAAAAATAACGATGTCCCAGGGGTTATTGCGAAAATCACCTCTATCTTGGCACAAGAGGGCATTAATATTGCTGATTTTAGATTGGGGCGTGGTGCACACCAATTTGCTATGGCGGTTATCTTAGTGGATACGGATATTGATAAAAAAATTATCACTGAACTCAATAAGCTCGAAACATGCGTTTGGGTTGAATACGCTGTTTTATAA
- a CDS encoding 30S ribosomal protein S1: MVKEANKAVHTDAVDEHEEMDFAAMLEESFKDSEKDALINGVVVAIKEDVILVDVGKKSEGRLNASEVTDENGNITCKVGDVIPVVITGFRNERPAVSHKKALRKDRIKAFIAEYNEEEDVAFDVKITGKNKGGFIAENKDGIEFFLPRSQAAVKDMNSLMGKTLKVKIIKIDEATESIIISRKKYLDDDRKKRKEIVQELIDRDEVVDGTIKKITTYGMFVDVGGIDGLVHYSEISYKGPVNPGTLYKEGEVIPVKAIKYDKDKRHLSLSIKAAMPDPWDEIKDELETGDSIQVTISNIEPYGAFVDLGNDIEGFLHISEISWDKNIKHPRDYIEEGQVVDVEVIEIDAKERRLRVSLKNVLAKPFDEFRKKFKVGDIVKGEITTITAFGAFVKIGGIEGLLHNEDASWDRNNKCKELFAVGDEVEVKIVKIDEEAEKVSLSKKELEDSPIQKYAKTHENGDIVHGKIRDIKEFGIFVELEENVDALIRKEDLGQVNEADLKIGDEIEAAITFIDDKKNRIRLSVRRLSKLKEREALKEINKEEKMTLGDILKDQLK, translated from the coding sequence ATGGTAAAAGAGGCGAACAAAGCTGTTCATACTGACGCCGTGGACGAACATGAGGAGATGGATTTTGCGGCGATGTTGGAAGAGTCTTTCAAAGATTCTGAGAAAGATGCGCTCATCAATGGTGTGGTCGTTGCAATTAAAGAAGATGTTATTTTAGTAGATGTGGGTAAGAAGTCTGAGGGACGCTTAAACGCTTCAGAAGTAACAGATGAGAATGGCAACATTACATGTAAAGTTGGTGATGTAATTCCTGTAGTTATTACAGGTTTCAGAAACGAAAGACCAGCGGTTTCGCACAAAAAGGCCCTTCGTAAAGATCGTATTAAAGCCTTTATTGCAGAGTATAATGAAGAAGAAGATGTGGCATTTGATGTCAAGATTACGGGTAAAAACAAGGGTGGATTTATTGCTGAGAACAAAGATGGCATTGAATTTTTCCTTCCACGCTCACAAGCAGCAGTCAAAGATATGAACAGCTTGATGGGTAAAACCTTGAAAGTTAAAATTATTAAAATTGATGAAGCGACAGAATCGATCATTATTTCTCGTAAAAAATATTTAGACGATGATCGTAAAAAACGCAAAGAGATTGTTCAAGAACTTATTGACCGTGATGAAGTGGTAGATGGAACGATTAAAAAAATTACAACCTATGGTATGTTCGTAGATGTGGGTGGTATTGATGGTTTAGTACATTACAGTGAAATCAGTTACAAAGGCCCCGTCAATCCAGGTACTCTTTACAAAGAAGGTGAAGTGATTCCTGTTAAAGCCATTAAATATGACAAAGATAAACGTCATTTATCACTCTCTATTAAAGCGGCTATGCCAGATCCTTGGGATGAGATTAAAGATGAGTTAGAAACAGGTGATTCTATTCAAGTGACTATCAGCAACATCGAACCATACGGTGCATTTGTTGATTTGGGTAATGATATTGAAGGCTTCTTACACATTTCTGAGATTTCATGGGATAAAAACATCAAACACCCACGTGATTACATCGAAGAGGGACAAGTGGTTGATGTTGAAGTCATTGAAATTGATGCAAAAGAGAGACGTTTACGTGTTTCTTTAAAAAATGTTTTGGCGAAACCTTTTGATGAATTTAGAAAGAAATTTAAAGTAGGTGATATTGTCAAAGGTGAGATTACAACGATTACCGCTTTTGGTGCATTTGTTAAAATTGGTGGTATTGAAGGCCTTCTACACAATGAAGATGCTTCATGGGATCGTAATAATAAATGCAAAGAACTTTTTGCTGTTGGCGATGAAGTAGAAGTAAAAATTGTTAAAATTGATGAAGAAGCAGAGAAAGTCTCTTTAAGTAAAAAAGAGTTAGAAGATAGCCCTATTCAAAAATATGCCAAAACACATGAGAATGGTGATATTGTTCATGGAAAAATCAGAGACATTAAAGAATTTGGTATTTTTGTTGAGCTTGAAGAGAATGTTGATGCACTGATTCGTAAAGAAGATTTGGGTCAAGTAAATGAGGCTGATCTTAAAATTGGCGATGAAATCGAAGCGGCTATTACCTTTATTGATGATAAGAAAAATCGTATCAGACTCTCTGTGAGACGTCTTTCTAAACTCAAAGAAAGAGAAGCACTTAAAGAGATCAATAAAGAAGAAAAAATGACGCTTGGAGATATTTTAAAAGATCAATTGAAGTAA
- a CDS encoding TsoY family (seleno)protein, with product MLREKFTPICFLSALGAGGLSVSFFIYLMFMVPHVGVPMTTFEFFYPALMKGDWLSFVSGASALGILFFAFYHFKLLWWNIKQYTLYKQTEAYQRLVTSNAEVTLMTLPLTFTMTINVCFVLGALFVPHLWSVVEYLFPFALIGFALCGYFALKFFIAYFTRLIVKGDFDFASNNNLSQMISIFAFAMVAVGFAAPGAMSQSLVINAIGIFCAIFFSAIALLLLLIKMIFGFQNIFQQGIAQEASPSLWIMIPILTLLGITFIRISFGLDHHFDQKMANASMFTFTSFVLSLQLIFGVIGYKVMRNIGYFETFIHSSTLSPTSFALICPGVAFMVFGMFFVHMGLVANNVFTQNSLVYFLMLLPFIYIQFQTILYFFKLKNKFFS from the coding sequence ATGCTAAGAGAAAAATTCACTCCCATCTGTTTTTTATCGGCCCTAGGAGCTGGAGGACTCTCTGTCTCCTTTTTTATCTATTTAATGTTCATGGTGCCTCATGTTGGGGTTCCCATGACCACTTTTGAGTTTTTTTACCCAGCCCTTATGAAAGGTGATTGGCTCTCTTTTGTAAGCGGTGCTAGTGCTTTGGGTATTCTATTTTTTGCCTTTTATCACTTTAAACTTTTATGGTGGAACATTAAACAATACACACTTTATAAACAAACCGAAGCGTATCAGCGTTTAGTGACATCTAATGCTGAAGTTACATTGATGACATTACCTTTAACCTTTACCATGACTATTAATGTGTGTTTTGTTTTAGGGGCTTTGTTTGTTCCTCATTTGTGGAGTGTGGTTGAGTACCTTTTCCCTTTTGCTTTAATAGGGTTTGCGTTGTGCGGTTACTTTGCTCTCAAATTTTTTATTGCTTATTTTACCCGTTTGATTGTCAAAGGTGATTTTGATTTTGCAAGTAACAATAACCTCTCTCAAATGATTTCTATTTTTGCGTTTGCTATGGTGGCTGTTGGATTTGCAGCGCCTGGTGCTATGAGTCAGTCGTTGGTTATTAATGCCATTGGCATTTTTTGTGCTATCTTTTTTAGCGCTATTGCGCTTTTATTGCTTCTCATTAAAATGATTTTTGGGTTTCAAAATATTTTCCAACAAGGTATTGCACAAGAAGCAAGTCCTTCTTTATGGATTATGATACCTATCTTAACCCTTTTAGGCATTACGTTTATTCGCATTAGTTTTGGGCTTGACCATCATTTTGATCAAAAAATGGCAAACGCATCGATGTTTACATTTACCAGCTTTGTACTTTCCTTGCAACTTATCTTTGGTGTCATTGGTTATAAAGTAATGCGTAATATTGGCTATTTTGAGACCTTTATTCATTCAAGTACTCTTTCGCCAACCAGTTTTGCATTGATTTGTCCAGGGGTTGCGTTTATGGTTTTTGGAATGTTTTTTGTGCATATGGGCTTGGTTGCCAATAATGTATTTACCCAAAATTCATTGGTTTATTTTCTCATGTTACTGCCTTTTATTTATATTCAATTTCAAACCATTCTTTACTTTTTTAAGCTAAAGAATAAATTTTTTTCATAG